The Eleutherodactylus coqui strain aEleCoq1 chromosome 10, aEleCoq1.hap1, whole genome shotgun sequence genome contains the following window.
ttatcatcatttgcatgtaaaaggacctccaggagttgtttgctgagcccattgtgtgtttaaacacacacctaGCTGCAAACAGCTGACAACACATTTCATTGATCTCCTCCTGGCTGGTGTAAACATGCcacggggagaacatcctgcaggcttttgaaagatgagcaaaatgcaTTCTAATGGAACGTATTTGCTGAGTCTTTCAGCGACTGAACGATGGTTCTTAAGTGAACCAAAGTCCATTGCtcaaacaaaaactgcatgatgcccacatttacatgtaacgattatcgctcatttttggccatttggatgaattttgagcgataatcgttgcatgtaaaagggccttaagccagCCTGCTTAGTATAAAGTTGTGTGAACATCTTTGTCTAGCGGCTCAGAGTCCCTCTAGTCTGTGTGCACACAAATAATCTTCCTGAAGAGAGATCCTGGAGTGTCCTGCCTCATCTCATCCTACACCAAGACAGTACGTAAACTACCCAGTTAATGTTCTTCATTGCCCGACATTACATGCTGAACATTCAGAGTACTATACTGTGCCCACACTGTGGCAGGTGTGCAGCTAAGGGCTCTGATGGTGCATGTACCCTGTTTGCGGTGGGTTTAAGGTGGTGCCAACAAGCCTCTCTGCCTTTGGCCAGGGTATTGTGATACGAGGCTAGGGCAGCAAACTGGTTCTTTGCCACAGGTAAGCTAAAGCCTAGCTATGGCTCTGTGGTACAGTGCCCGCATACGGCCATGCAGTACCCTCATAGTCCAGTGAGTGCTATCTAATGCCCACATACTTCCATATGATGCCTAGAGACTGCCAGTAGTTGCCCACATACAGCCAtccagtgcctatatagtgcCATGTTACACGTCATGTTCAGCTTTGCTCTGTAAGGACCTAACAGACGCCTCCGGTGGCCGCAGCGTCCGGCTCATCAGCGAACGCTCACCATTCCATCATtttgttttacagcattttattGGAAACATGTTAAAGGAAATTGAGCAGCGGAAGCAGGAATATATTACAGTCCTCACTCTCCCACCACAGAACATGTCACACGCGTGTGCGTCCCCAGTGGGGGGTCCCTTATTATTGCACGCAGCGACAGACCACATGACAGGGTCTGCGGCTTTATGTCCATCATACAGACCGTCCGTCCGGTTACTTCTCCTGTGCAATGAGGCTGCGGCTGATACAGTGGAACACGAGCCCCGAGAGGATGACCAAGGGGGCCCCAGCCACAGCGAAGAAGAATGACCACCCATAGTAGGCGTGGAGGTGGGCGTCCGGTGGGCACTTATCGCCTCTTTCTAGTAAGATGTATTTATCCAGGTCAGCGGCAAACTCCTTCCAGAGCGCGAAGAGGGCGATGAGGAGGGCGAGCAGCACCCCTGCAAGGAGGAGGCAAGGCGTCAATAAGTGCATTAGAGTGCATTGTGGGAGGAACTGTgctgctccagtcacatccagagctgcatttacactgacatAGTTACACAGGATGGATAAAAAACTTTACAAGCCACTTTTATAGCATAGAAAACAATTAAACACATATTTTCTCTATAATCTGCTAACTTTTCTGCCACTTTTGAAAAGCGGTGAATAAAGTGGGCGGGGTTACCAGAGGATGCGGGGTCAGCATCTTTGGATAGACATAAGGCTCctttacacaggcagatttgcgCACGTTTTTGTGTGCACAGAATTTGTACGCCCaataggcagagaatagaactgaTTACAATGGGTTTGTACATATTTCCGTATTTtgggtacaagaaaaaaaatatacagtaggCTCTATTTTTGTtcgcatttgcacacccaaggTCCCAGTAGATGCCTATGTGGGGTGTGaaaatgcgcacgcaatacgctAGGAGAATGCTGCGTAATTCTGATGGAAATTGAACACATTCGGAACTTACTAGACTAAATTAGCCACTTAAATCGGGGCGTGTTTGTCTGCCGTGCGCAAATGAACTTGCACTGCGAGCGCAAAAACTACAGCAAAAAACGACAGGGCACAGAAAGCTTCTTTATAGCGCAAAATTTGTGCTAAGGTGCGCGCAAGAACGCATACGTGAAGCCGCTCAAAGTGCTCACATTTCTAACAAAGGTTTTTCCAACGTGAACCTCTTACGGTGTGAACGAGCAGCTGTGTATGTCACATTCTAAGACCTgcacaccccccgctgctccaggCCGCCCACCGATCTCCGTTTACATGGCTACAGGGATGACATGCCATACTGACACATGATCCGTCACATGCCGCACATACTGTCTGGACTGTCAGCGCTGGGGGGGGCTATTATATGATGCTCAGCCTGGAAAGCTACTTCATAGCAGCAATACGTCCCACAATgccgtgcaaaagttttaggcaggcggGGAATCATTGCTGCAAATAAATAGAAGTGCTGAGAGTTTATTCTTGTCAATAAAAAAAGcgtaaagtgactgaacaaaagagacataaaaataacagcaaaacatcatcagttcttctaggtacacttgcacacagtttttgcagTAACTCGGCAGGGatgttgttccagacatcttggagaactgagcacagatcttctgtagatgtcACTCGCTCCAATActtctgtctctttatgtaaCCCCAGACAGATTGGATGATGTCAGATCAGGGCTCTgaggggccaaatcatcacttccaggactccttgttcttctttatgctgaagatagttcttagtgACATTGTCTGGGTATTTGGGGTTGTTGATCTGCTGCAGAACGGCAtcctgatggtattacatgatggataattatctgcctgtatttctcagcattgaggacatcaATAATCCTGATCAAATCCCAAATTCCatgtgctgaaatgcagccccaaacttgtaaGGAGCCTCcattatgcttcactgctgcctacagacactcattattgtaccgccctccaccatgcttcaatgctgcctgcagacactcattattgtactgctctccaccgtgcttcaatgctgcctgcagacactcattattgtaccgctctcccccatgcttcactgctgcctgcagacactccttattgtactgctctccaccatgctttactgctgcctgcagataatcactattatactgctctccaccatgcttcaatgctgcctgcagacactcattatcgtaccgctctccaccatgcttcactactgcctgcagacactcattgtaccgctctccaccatgcttcaatgctgcctgcagacactcattattgtactgctctccaccgtgcttcaatgctgcctgcagacactcattattgtaccgctctcccccatgcttcactgctgcctgcagacactccttattgtactgctctccaccatgctttactgctgcctgcagataatcactattatactgctctccaccatgcttcaatgctgcctgcagacactcattatcgtaccgctctccaccatgcttcactactgcctgcagacactcattgtaccgctctccaccatgcttcaatgctgcctgcagacactcattattgtactgctctccaccgtgcttcaatgctgcctgcagacactcattattgtaccgctctcccccatgctttactgctgcctgcagacactccttattgtactgctctccaccatgctttactgctgcctgcagatactcactattatactgctctccaccatgcttcaatgctgcctgcagacactcattattgtaccactctcccccatgcttcaaggctgcctgcagacactcattattatactgctctccaccgtgcttcaatgctgcctgcagacactcattattgtaccgctctcccccatgctttactgctgcctgcagacactctttattgtactgctctccaccatgctttactgctgcctgcagatactcactattatactgctctccaccatgcttaaatgctgcctgcagacactcattattgtaccactctccaccatgcttcactactgcctgcagacactcattattgtaccgctctccaccatgcttcaatgctgcctgcagacactcattattgtactgctctccaccgtgcttcaatgctgcctgcagacactcattattgtaccgctctcccccatgcttccctgctgcctgcagacactacttattgtactgctctcaaccatgctttactgctgcctgcagatactcactattatactgctctccaccatgcttcaatgctgcctgcagacactcattattgtaccactctcccccatgcttcactgctgcctgcagacactcattattgtactgctctccaccgtgcttcaatgctgcctgcagacactcattattgtactgctctccaccgtgcttcaatgctgcctgcagacactcattattgtaccgctctcccccatgcttcactgctgcctgcagacactcattattgtactgctctcccccatgcttcaatgctgcctgcagacactccttattgtactgctctccaccatgctttactgctgcctgcagatactcactattatactgctctccaccatgcttaaatgctgcctgcagacactcattattgtaccgctctcccccatgcttcactgctgcctgcagacatttattattgtaccgctctccagttCTTTACAAAACATAGGGCCTTCTGTCACAGCCAAATATTGGACACCGTAACTCATCAGTCCAGAACATTTGCTccccttttttgaaaaaaaaagcatcactgcaccccagttcctatgcttttgtgcatagttgagttgcttggccttgtttcACGTCGAACGTATGGTGTTTTGGCCACAATtgttccatgaagaccacttctcgCCAGACTTCTTACAACAGTAGATGGATGTACCTACTGGGTTCCACTGGTTTTTGCCAGTTGTGAGCTGaaggcactgctggacatcttctgattttgaAGGGAAGCAAGTAGGACGTGCCTTATCTGctacactaagtttccttggccgaccgCTGCGTCTACGGTCCACTACGttgcctgtttctttgtgcttcttctaaagaacttgaacagcacatcttgtagCCCCAGTCTGCTGTGTAATCTTTGCcagggagagaccttgctgatgcagtataactaccttgtgtcttgttgttgTGCTCAGTGTTGCCgaggtgtatgacctgtgacatgatactgtcttccacaacctcacctttgtggAAGTGTTTGGCTGCTCTTCACCCAGTTTAAGCCTCTTATACAGCTGTTTATGTTTCAGTAAATGACTGTGTCATCCTACATATGAAGacgatgatcattatcacctgtttggtataattggctaATTGTACaactgactataatcctacaaaatccctgaccaGTACAAGAgtccctagaagaactgatgttgTTGTGAAGATAAAGGGAGTCACACCAGATATTGATgtaatttacatttctcttttgttcagtcactttgcattttactaattgacaaaaataaactatttacaCTTCTATttatgaaagcattcttactttgcagcataagGGCTCCATTACAGGGGGGCTGCGATTATCGGTtggccgaaaatcacatgaatgagaggcagccatctcccgtttatgcgcctgttcagacggcctgGGTGCGTCGAGTATACGCTACACCCAGAATACGGTCAGgcgggggaagagagtttagctttgctaaactTCATCCCCATTCCctacccctctccgccccttgccggttgTCAGCAAAGGGAGAGGGCGGGATgggacaggagctagtgtgctaatatcCTAccctatcccgccccctccctttgccaacagccgacaaggggtgggaagggggagggaatttagtagagacgctgctaaattccctcccacatCCCTTTTTCGGCAGcaaccataggctcccataggagtctatgggaccggtcaGTGTATTCCGCccgaaaagataggtccagaagtATCTTTTCCAGCTGGCATAAAAACAGGCGGCTGGAATGCATACCGCCAAAAATGGTGGCATACTaaatatgttttgtagcccatgttttctaagggctcttacccacttgggttttttaacgcaattgtcaatgggactttctaatgttaaaaatgcatcgcacaaaaatcacaaagcacaaacttgcgatgcgtttctttttaacattaaaaagtcccattgacaatctcgttaaaaaaaatgatatcgcagcgttaaaaaaaacgcaagtgggtaagagcccttatggTGCCTccttttttatcgcatcgcacgtACCTGCGATTTTCGTGCTAAgctatacatttttaacattacaaacccCTACtaactttctaatgataaaataaAGTAATTTTATCGAGCGAGAAAATCGCGTGCAGCAACGACGCAATGCGCCATTTTTCagaacgctacaaaatcgtgtgtataaagctgcgatatcgctgtcgcccgtgtagaAGAGGCCTGATTACCACACCTGCCTAAGGATTCATTCACATGCGGCGGTTCGGTTTCAATAAAAACTGCTCCACAAAGTCTATTTGCAAAACTGCGAGTTTTTGTCACATTTTACTACAGACTTTGTAAATACACACGTGGGTTCACCAATGTACTTTTAGGTGCATTTTGTATTGCAACCAAACTccttcatgtgaatgaagcctaaaaccTTTACGCAGTATTGTATAGTGAGCCCCCCAaaatcacagcagtgcaggatttGTCACCCTTCATCACCTGTACATCCCCCGCAGGACAGACACATCGCAGTTACATTACTGTCCCTTTAATAGACCGAGCGCCTAGGAAATGAAAAGCTTCCGGTAGTCCTTGTCCGAAGTGATGAACCTTCTCCAGGTATTGGAAAACCATCAAATGTGCAGCGTCCTAATGAATTACCGGCCCCTTAACACAGGAGGAGATGATTTTATTTGGCAGCGTGCTGCTGGACGGGGGCCAGACACCATCACTTTCCTGATTTTCCGCTCAGCGGACAAAATGTTTGTTTACAAAGAAGTAGAGGACGAATGTGACTTTgccagagcagagatggagggtgCACAAACTTTATGTAGCTTCTGCATTAACCTGACATGATACTCGTAAGACATCAAGACCACCATGTTACTAAGGTGTATAAGAATGCATTCCAGAGCAGCACATTACAGGTTAAATTTACATGTACCACAGAATAAATGCAAAAAGCCAGTGCTTAATTTATCCTGTACttattctgagttacatccagtattatactccagagctgaactcactattctgctggtgtagtcactgtgtacatacattacttatcctgtactgatcctgagttacatcctgtattatactccagagctgcactcactattctgctggtggagtcactgtgtacatacattacttatcctgtactgatccggagttacatcctgtattatactccagagctgaactcactattctgctggtggagtcactgtgtacatacattacttatcctgcactgatcctgagttacaccctatattatactccagagctgcactcactattctgctattggagtcactgtatacatacattgctCTGTggctaaggccgaatgcacacagacagatttaaattgcggaatccggagagcGGGTGACtgtctccggattccacagcaagtaccgcccatagcatgcaatgcaaaagtgattcttcatgcacacgagtggaaaccaattgcggtttccgctcgcaggtgaaaaatcgcagcatgctctatcttcctgcgatGTCCGCACCGACGGCTTTcatcaaagtcaatggaagctgtctgacccacgGTCCATCTGTAATGGCCACGGATtcagcaggaaaagcaggagtgtcTGTACTGTGCATCTTCGATGGCGAGCCAtgcggatcatccgcagtacagatgaagatcaaGAAAAGCAGGTATGCGCGGACTCCACTGCTGGATTCTGCTctgctgtctgcaggcagcctacacATCCCAGTCTGCagaatgatacattgtagcaactaGCAGAGAGATTTGTGCAGCAGCAGCTGTTGTGTttcgctcacagagcattgtctacactggatgaattgtaacaaaccctcagctacaAAGTACCGTTGATGCAAGCAAATAATCACTCATCTACATGATCTCATTGAAACAGCGTGTTATTACATGCGCCTTGTGAGTGTACAGAACTCACGTGTCATTCTCAGCCCTGTAAATATGGCCTAAAACCCCCTTCACTGGGGTGTATGCGTTTTTGCGCAgcctcagcacaacatatttgggctatgtacaaggcttttttgcgcacatatcggcgtattttactgtcgtTTTTGCGttcacaaggcatgttcatttgtgcgagGCAGACGAAAACACCCCATATTTGAATAGTTATTTAATCTAAAAGGTTCCCGATGAGTTTGccttttcatggaattgcacatCCTATTACAAATTGCGTACaccccaatagacttctatggggacatttgttgcacaaatgcgcagaacgATGGAACAGGTccactttttttgcgcatgcaaaattggAAAGTGAGAATGAGCCCCTTGAAATGAATGTGTTTACAGGgtttgacattgatttgcaggaatgctgccatccaacaggtggcgctgcagaggtattgttccattttccttatttgcatatgtttcccagaggagcatggttgACCTTATAAGACTCCTCACTCGCCTCCTaagtgctttccttaaggagagacgacatccCTCCCCAACCTCCAtcgcaggcctctcaccagccaagccgggatcctactgcacactgatgaggggcaaacacccggaacagctgtctgtgtatggattctggcttggtttttaactcccaatcattgttttaaagacttgtttaaagggtctaacatggatttgcaggaatgctgccctccaccaggtggcgctgtaggtattgttccatctcccttattttcaagTATACGGCACGCAGAGAATAGTGCACAGTGATGTAAATGTGTACATCCTCATGAACGTGTTTTGAGCACAcataagacctgctctattttcctacatatttgcgcacaaaggggcccatagaagtctttgggaagtgcgcaaatgcacaatatgctgtgcaattccgtgaagaaaaaaagaacatatctggaccgcATTTAGCTTCTAGTGCAGAGTGCAGTAATATGCGTCAATACATGTGAAAAAGTGCAGCGTTCAAGGCGAAAATGTGTCGCCCTTAGGtgagtgtttttgtgcatacgctcgtgtgaaggggagCCTAAGGGTGGCATCAGGCGATTGTATGTATAAATACGCTCACCCCTGTGCAATGGATTTGCACAGTGAACGAAGTTGATTTGTGCGCGTGTCAGTGCATAGTACGGTACTTTTTACGCAtgcagggcttgttcacatgtgcGCACAAACcatccccaccctgatttaaaaggctggtGAGCCTAATGTTCtcttttcacagaattgtgcagcgtattgcgcacTTGCTTATATATTGAGTACGcacctcacatagacttctatgggaccctcggagcgcaaatacgcagggAAATAGAGTAGGGAATGAGAACCAACCCATTTAAGccaatggcttctattttctgtgatttgcgcatgcaatttttgtgtgcacaaaaagacATGCAAATACGTCCCCCTCCCTGTGTACATGTGTGCGTATGTCTCCATGTTAGGATACACGTGTGTGAATGTGTCCGTGTATCTGCACAGTCGGGTACGGCAGTATGTCTGCTGGATGCCGGAGTAATAGACATTCTTGGCTTCACGTGTCAGACTAATCCTCGGTTTCGCTCTAGGAATGTTCGCTCCCTTCAGATGTGAGCTTTGGCGTGCGTGGCATCAGGGCCTCTAATTACCTGACTTGGCATCTTACCAGCAGTGATGAGGAATCCGCCTCCCACTCTGTAGAGCCCGGCCGCCGCAAAGGGCACTGCGCAGACCAGCAGGAGCCCCCCCACCACACTGGCAGCAACAGCGAGGACAATAAACGCCGTCCAGAAGCCTCTGTACACTGCAACGAAAAACAGCACTGCTTAATGGCTGGGAAACCCATATGAGGGCcgactatatatattatacatactacaTGTTACAGTACATGCAGGAGGGCAGGAAATGCTATGGAAATGTCCATGGcagttatatcagtactggagcgttataagagtagcagctgatatcagtcacatatgatgtaaatgtctctggaggttatattagtactggagtgttataagaggagcagttGATATCACACATATCATGTAAATGTTTCTGGAGGTCATAGTAGTACTGAAGTATTATAAGACGAGTGGCTGATATTGGTCACATatgtgatgtctctggaggttatatcagtacagGGGTGTTATAAGAGAAGCAGCtcatatcagtcacatatatgatgtctctggaggttatatcagtacagGGGTGTTATAAGAGAAGCAGCtcatatcagtcacatatatgatgtctctgtaggttatatcagtgctggagggTTACAAGagaagcagctgatatcagtcacatatatcatgtctctggaggttatttCAGTGTTGGAGCGTTATAATCTCCAGAGACATtttcatcatatatgtgactgatatcagcagcTCCTCATATATCAGTGCTGGAGTGCTGATATGAGTCACATATGATgcaaatgtctctggaggttatattagTACTGGAGTATTATAAGAGGAGCAGTTGATATCCCACATatcatgtaaatgttactggaggTCATAGTAGCACTGAAGTATTATAAGAGGAGTAGCTGATATTGGTCACatatctctggaggttatataagtgctggagcgttataagagaagcagctgatatgagtcacatatatgatgtctctggaggttatatcagtgttGGGGTGTTATGAGAGTAGCAGCTGATATCAGCTCTAGGAATAATGTTTATGGAGGATTTTGTGATGTTTCAGGTGACATTGTTTCTCTTCCTGTCCTGGATGCGACATTATGTGGCCGGTCGCACATCCACTACAGTCGGGGCCTCATTTATAATCTGGAGGTGACCCCTCCCCCCAATTGATAATTAATTGAGCTTGTGTTAATATAAGCAGTAAGGACCCCAGTGATTATAGGGGATCTCCGCCATCTGCATTACAATAATTATCGCCATGTTCTGCACTTAATTGGCTCATTAGACGATTAACGGACAAAGAAAGCTCATTTATTCCCTATGAGGAGATGAGGGGTCAAAGGGAGTCAGTGATGCAGCAGATAtaagggtgggggaggggagcagaGTGCCGCAGAAAAGACATTCAGGGGTTCTCCGGAACTAAATGCAGAAAATGAGGGGAAAGGAAAACTATGAGACTATGGCCAGATTTACACGAgcgtaagcgtatttgcgcatgtttttgtgaaatgggcgttgcatatttgcacgtgcatcggcgcattttactgtactttttatgcgtgcaaaaaaacacgcagcgATTCTCCCGGCCActaaaatggccaattagtttaatgagttcaaggcGTGTTCTTTTCCTGCGTAGACATGCaggaaagtagaacatgctgcgtttttttaatgtgatcaaaatgcacacgcaaaatccATGCACGTGAACGCATCCacggaagtcaatgggttctattttctgtgtattgcgcgcAAAATAttaatgcgcaaatacgcacaaatACGTCTGTGGGACACAGGTCTAAAGAGGAGCTTCACCTACACAGAACTATCAAAGGGTATTTCAACTTATCGAGAGGATACGCCATGACAGCCTGATGGATGAGGGTCCGACCTCTGGAAGCTGTACTCATCTCCTCCTCTTGTGATCACTATACCATGGATCACGATGGGGATAAATTAATTATAGGTGGGCGGGGCATAGTGCACATACTGAGATAACGCATATCAACATTCATGCAATATGGACATCATACTTTGATTCACAGGTGTCAATATTTTCCCCCCATGCGCCATCCTGCAAATTTTAAAAGAAGTCTAGGGTGATTCAAAAATTATAGTGCAATAAGTAAAGCCGATTCCCCCATACATGAAGTGAGGTACaggagccagaatgacatgaaaagatagaactagtcaagtgtttaaccctttcatgcccagGGATTACATTTACATCCGGGGCGAGCAAGGTTTGTATAGGGTGGGATCGGCAGCTGATCTCACGCCATACACAGCAGATGCCATCTGTCTTtgatagctgacacctgcccacaacaaTTGCGATCAGTGTGAACGCTGAT
Protein-coding sequences here:
- the LOC136580687 gene encoding transmembrane protein 182-like, with the translated sequence MKVGILSLFAGLLGGAGVLLLLAAFATDYWLLATENCWLSDEPSSLAQNSTEIPPSPAAPLYFHHEGFFWRCWFNGEDFQETIWNFWYTSQAHPKHCIEGYLFPMPIAPGPVPHPSYDPTAVYRGFWTAFIVLAVAASVVGGLLLVCAVPFAAAGLYRVGGGFLITAGVLLALLIALFALWKEFAADLDKYILLERGDKCPPDAHLHAYYGWSFFFAVAGAPLVILSGLVFHCISRSLIAQEK